In one Desulforegula conservatrix Mb1Pa genomic region, the following are encoded:
- a CDS encoding transposase, with translation GFQHEPHVTGGGKAAVEHPSFKWVNIILGNLKNALKGTYHAINRKHVPRYLAEFQYRFNRRYDLPSMIHRLIYVALRTPPMPSTMLSMAEAEW, from the coding sequence CTGGTTTCCAGCACGAACCCCATGTTACTGGAGGTGGTAAAGCAGCTGTAGAGCATCCATCCTTCAAATGGGTCAATATAATACTTGGTAACTTAAAAAATGCGCTCAAAGGTACTTATCATGCAATTAATCGCAAGCATGTTCCGCGGTACCTGGCAGAATTTCAGTACAGATTCAATCGCCGATATGATCTGCCGTCCATGATTCACAGACTGATTTATGTTGCTCTTAGGACTCCACCCATGCCATCAACCATGCTTTCTATGGCTGAAGCAGAGTGGTAA